From Phragmites australis chromosome 5, lpPhrAust1.1, whole genome shotgun sequence, a single genomic window includes:
- the LOC133917495 gene encoding auxin-responsive protein SAUR50-like codes for MAQSASLKQILRRCSSLGRRQQDVGVPRGHFPVYVGESRCRFIVPIACLEHPQFLVLLRMAEEEFGFDHDAAITLPCDEAFFEALLASLTLR; via the coding sequence ATGGCGCAGTCGGCGAGCCTGAAGCAGATCCTGAGGCGGTGCTCGAGCCTGGGGAGGCGGCAGCAGGACGTGGgcgtgcccaggggtcacttcCCGGTGTACGTGGGCGAGAGCCGGTGCCGGTTCATCGTGCCCATCGCGTGCCTGGAGCACCCGCAGTTCCTCGTCCTGCTGCGGATGGCCGAGGAGGAGTTCGGCTTCGACCACGACGCTGCCATCACCCTGCCCTGCGACGAGGCCTTCTTCGAGGCGCTCCTCGCCTCCCTGACACTCCGGTGA